The DNA window GATATCGCCTAAGTTTAGAGAAGATTATCTGGATAAAGCCAATTCAATTTTCCAATATAATTATGATAATCACTTAATTGTACGTAGCGGATATAGCTATTATTATAATAGTATTGGCGGAACAATGCAGAATAACACAACAGCTTCTAATTCATATTCAGTACGTATAAATCTGGAATCTGCAGGTAATCTGTTATATGGCATATCAAAGCTTGTTAATCAGCAAAAAACAGAGAATGGAGATTACTCTATTCTAAATATTGCTTATGCTCAATATGTAAAAGGCGATTTTGATTTCGCTAAAAATGTTGAAATAGACAAAAGAAATTCATTTGCCTTTCATGCAGCATTTGGAGTTGCTTATCCTTATGGAAATACCACAGTGCTCCCTCTTGAAAAAAGATACTTCTCAGGTGGAGCCAATAGTGTACGTGGGTGGTCTGTAAGAACTCTTGGCCCGGGGAGTTATAAAGGAGCAGATAATAACATTAATTATCTAACCCAGTCGGGAGATTTGAAATTAGATTTAAGCATGGAGTATCGTAGTAAATTGTTCTGGAAAGTTCAAGGAGCAGCATTCATTGATGCAGGGAATATATGGACAATCCGGGATTATGAAAATCAGCCGGGAGGTGCTTTCAAAATCAATAAATTTTATAAAGAGATAGCATTTGCTTATGGCTTAGGATTACGTTTAGACTTCGACTATTTTGTACTTCGTTTCGATGGAGGTATGAAGGCTGTCAATCCGACATATTCTTCCGGAAAAGAAAGATATCCAATATTTAGTCCGGATTTTAGCCGTGATTTTGCCTTTCATTTTGCTGTAGGTTATCCATTCTAATAGACCTTCTGAGCGATATTGAAATAAACAGAATCCGCAAATACAGAGAAAGGGATAAATTAATCTTTTATTTCAAAGGTTATATTACAAGGATATTTTTAAATATGTAGAGGAAAGTTCGGTGCTAAAAAAAAGCCGAACTATAGGCTATTTTAAATTGATAATCAAAAGGAATTCTCCGTTTGAGATAATATTGGTAGCATCGGCAATAAGAAAACCGGCATTATCTATTCTACATTGTGCCTCATTGCTAGTTATGTAAATCTACCAGCCATTTATCATTAATTCTCACTAAATCAACCTTTTCTTCTTTTTCCTTTTCAATAGTAGGCTTTCCACCCATCATGTTTAGCTGAAGGTAGTTTGAGATTTTTAGATTAACAGTAGCTGTTGAATCTCCTGGATAAACAGTACTTTCAATAACCGACACTTTTACATCTCCTGCATTTTTCAATGTATTCAGGTCTTCATCATTCGTATTAGAAGCTATAAAGACAAGGATTTTTTCTGCATCTGGAGTACAAAACTCTTTAGCTTCATCAAAATTCAAACTATACATAGCCTTTGAAAATCTTACGGCTGCATCCTCCGCCTTATCTTGAGGTGTCTGACTACATGCTGAAACAAAAGAAATTAGAATTAATAGAATAAATTGTTTTACCTTTTTCATGAAAGTATAATTATGCTTTATTGAATCGCTAAAATGCGAATTTATGAATATTCAGCGAATAAATGAAAATATCTAAAATGTTATTAAACAGAAAGATGGAGCCGACTTTAAGCCAACTCCATCTTTTAATATCTCATATCTATAAGTATATTTATCTTGCTGCAAAATATGCATTACTCATTGTAGCCTGACGAGCAGCAGTTAACCCTTGAGCATCTAGAGTTACATTCATTGAACCACCATTTGGCAAATATAGCTGAACTGTTCCATCCTTTTTCATTTTCATCAATTCAGTGTTAACACCTTCAGACACCACATTCCAAGTCTGAGATTCCTCGTTGAACAATAAATCCATGCTCTTTCCATCTTTTGTGATAGAATAACCATTCTTTAATGTTTCAACAGTGTAGTCGCCATTTTCACCTTTTACTTTCTTAATATCACCAACTTTTGCCATTGGATTTGAACCAGACCAAAATTCTATAGAATTTATTACCAAAGCATCTGCTAAATAGCAAACTCCATATACAGGCACAATATTTAATGCAAGAAATACTACTTCGTTAACGAACTTATCGCTTACATTCTGATTCCATGAAACCAATTTGTTAAATAGAGTAAAAGATCCAACACATGAACTAAACATAAAGCTACCGCTAAGAATTATAGCTAAAGCCAAAGTCATTTTACTTCTTTTCATCGTTCTATTTTTTTAGTTAATACTATAATAAGAAAACGCAAATATATATATTTTTTAATTTAAAATTGATTAGTAAAAGCAAAATTTTACTTACTTTCTTTTCTTAAAAAATAAAAAACGATCAAGAGTAAATTTACCAGGGCCGGTAATATACATTATTAAAAAAACGATTAAATAGTTAAAAGAAAGTTCTTTAATAACAAAAGGATCTTGTCTGTGAAATACAAAAAAAGCTATTCCCATAGTAAAAATCATAGGAATCATTGCTAACCTATATAATAGTCCAAAAATAAATCCCAAAGAACAAACTAACTCTCCAAAAATAGCTAAACTAAGAGATAACTGGCTTCCTATACCTAATGGATCAGGAAATGAAGATGAAAGTTCTGAGAATGAACCTAATTTTTGAATTCCATGATATAGGAGCAATGAACCAAAAATAATTCTGGCAGCCAACAATAAAACTGAGTTTTTTGTATCTCGAGGCTCAGATGAGAATAGAAAATTATATATCATAGTTGCTCTATTTAATTATCTTATGTAATTTTAATAAAAACAACTTTAAACAAATAAAGTTCATTCTACAATTTAGAACAATTAGTGTTCGCACTTTTATTACTTAAAAAACTGTATGCAGATTCTCTTCAAACATGTGTTTCAATATAAACAGTGGCACCCCAAAAGTTTTAAGTCAAACTTTTGGGGTGCCACTACTTTTTTATAAGTTCAGCTTATTAATTAATTCTATAATTTATAACCTTTTAAAGCATAAAAAAGTATATAAATAAAACTAATTAGAGGAACAACAAATCCAATAGCCATATTTGCTTCACCAATATATCCCATTAAAATAGGGCTGAATGCACCACCAGCAACTCCCATTACAATAAAAGAGGATGCTTTTTTTGTTAAAGTACCCATTCCTCTTAATCCTAGTGCAAATATTGTAGGAAACATGATTGACATAAAGAAGAAAGAGCAATAAAGCGCTGCTAGTGATAATCCATCCAAAGACATCATAACCAAAATCATACAGACTGTATTAATCAGAGCATACAGAGCCAATAACTTATTTGGTGCTGCCCATTTCATAATAAAACTGCCCGATAAACGTCCAATCATTAAAGCTGCCATTCCTCCAAGTGATAACATTTGCGATGCTGTTTGCTTTGTTAGATTTGAATCAAGTTCCATCACATAATTAATGAAGAAAGCAAAAATGCCCGTTTGTGCAGCACAGTACAGAAATTGCGCAATAACTGCTAAAACAAAATGACGATGACTCCATATAGAACGAGTTCCTGCAGAAGAAGCCTCGATTTCTTCTTTTGCTTCATCTTCATTTTTTTCCTGAATATTTGGCAGCTTAACAATTAAAAATAATATAGCAACAACAATTACTACAGATCCAACTAATATATAAGGTATAGTAGGAGCAAACTTATCTTTTTCATCAGCTCCAAAAATTAAAGCTCCACCAACAAGTGGACCTAATACCCAGCCTAAACCATTAAAAGATTGAGATAGATTAAGCCTTTGAGCACTCGATTCCTGCGGACCAAGCACGGTAGAGTATGGGTTAGCTGCGGTTTCCAAAAAACAAAGCCCACAGGCTATTACAAAAAGAGCAATCAAAAATGGAACAGCAGAATGAACAAAAGCTGCAGGAATAAATGCAAAGGAACCTAAAGCAAATAGAAATAAACCAAGAATAATTCCCCATTTATAACCATACTTTTTCATAAATAAACCGGCAGGAAGTGCCATTACAAAATAAGCTATATAAGTTGAAAACTGAACTAGCCCTGATTCAGCTTTTGTCATATTAAAAGTTCCTTGAAAATGTTTATTCAGTACATCTAAAAGACCATGAGCAAATCCCCATAATAAAAATAAACTAGTAACAAGAATAAAAGGTATTAAATATGATTTTCCGTTTGGTGCACTAAAAATGGATTTTTTTGTTTTCATTTCATTTTGTATTATTCAGTTATATTTAAAACAGGCCCAAAAATCGTTACTATTTCTTTATAAAACAAGAAAAAAAACGATATTATCTATGAAATATTCAATGTTATTCTCACTTTTATATAGATAATAGATGAAGTATGTTATATAACATGCAAAAAAATAAGTGTACTGTTTACACTAATTATTATTTTTGTCTCATGAACTAATATTAATGATTAACCGATATTTTAAAGCTTTAAAATCAGTATGTTTTTTACGATAATAACAAGCTTTACTTATTAACTCGTCGTTTATGTATTATTAATATTAAGAAAATCATTTGAAGAATTTAAATAAAACAAATTTTATATAATATAATATTTACTTTAAACACGTAATAAAATTATGGCATTTTTAGATTGGACTATTATTGCCTTATTTATCATGGCCCTCATTGGTATTTGTATTTGGGTTATGAAAAATAAAACAGGCAACACAAGTGACTTTTTTCTTTCAGGACGTAGTGAAACTTGGTTAACGGTTGGTGCGGCTATATTTGCAGCAAATATCGGATCAGAACACTTAGTAGGTTTAGCGGGAGCTGGTGCACAAAACGGTATGGCAATGGCACACTGGGAAATGCAAGGTTGGATGATTCTTATCCTAGGATGGGTGTTTGTTCCATTTTATGCTCACAGTAAAGTATTTACTATGCCGGAATTCCTATCGAGACGTTTTAATCAAAACACAAGTTCAACCTTGTCTATTATTACTCTTATCAGTTATGTACTGACTAAAGTATCTGTAACAGCTTTCACTGGAGGTATCTTCCTTGAAACTATTATGGGTATCGACTTCTGGTACGGCGCTATTGGGTTAGTACTTCTTACTGGTATATTCAGTGTATTAGGAGGTATGAAAGGTATTATGCTGATTTCTGTCATCCAGACACCGATCCTTATTATTGGTGCTTTTTCTATCTTATTCTTAGGTTTGTATAAATTAGGTGATGGTGGAATCCTCGATGGCTGGAATGCAATATGGACTTTCATGGGAGAAAAAAGACACTTAATTCACTCAGATCCTGTAAATGATCCTTTATATAGTCAGTTCCCTGGCGTTGGAGTAATTGTTGGTGCAGCTATCATTGGATTCTGGTACTGGTGTACTGACCAACATATCGTGCAACGTGTTCTTGCTGCAAAAGACTTAAAAAACGCACGTAGAGGTACAATATTTGCAGGATACTTAAAAGTGCTTCCTGTTTTCATGTTCCTTATTCCAGGTATGATCGCAGCAGCATTAAAAGCTAAAGGTGTAGATGGATTTAATTTTGATTCTAATGATAAAGCATTTGGTAGCATGGTAGTTAACTTATTACCAATTGGTGCTAAAGGACTTGTTACTGTAGGATTCATCGCAGCGCTAGTAACATCATTAGCTGCTCACTTTAATTCATCAGCAACTCTATTTACTATTGACTTCTACAAGATTAAACATCCTAATGCAAGCGAAAAACGTCTTGTTTGGGTAGGTCGTATTGCAACTATTACTGTAGTACTTTTAGGATTAGTTTGGATTCCAATCATGAGAGGTTTAGGAAATGTTCTTTATGAATATCTTCAGAATGTACAATCGCTTATTGCTCCGGCAATTGCAGCTG is part of the uncultured Bacteroides sp. genome and encodes:
- a CDS encoding DUF3332 domain-containing protein → MKRSKMTLALAIILSGSFMFSSCVGSFTLFNKLVSWNQNVSDKFVNEVVFLALNIVPVYGVCYLADALVINSIEFWSGSNPMAKVGDIKKVKGENGDYTVETLKNGYSITKDGKSMDLLFNEESQTWNVVSEGVNTELMKMKKDGTVQLYLPNGGSMNVTLDAQGLTAARQATMSNAYFAAR
- a CDS encoding DoxX family protein, yielding MIYNFLFSSEPRDTKNSVLLLAARIIFGSLLLYHGIQKLGSFSELSSSFPDPLGIGSQLSLSLAIFGELVCSLGFIFGLLYRLAMIPMIFTMGIAFFVFHRQDPFVIKELSFNYLIVFLIMYITGPGKFTLDRFLFFKKRK
- a CDS encoding sugar MFS transporter, with product MKTKKSIFSAPNGKSYLIPFILVTSLFLLWGFAHGLLDVLNKHFQGTFNMTKAESGLVQFSTYIAYFVMALPAGLFMKKYGYKWGIILGLFLFALGSFAFIPAAFVHSAVPFLIALFVIACGLCFLETAANPYSTVLGPQESSAQRLNLSQSFNGLGWVLGPLVGGALIFGADEKDKFAPTIPYILVGSVVIVVAILFLIVKLPNIQEKNEDEAKEEIEASSAGTRSIWSHRHFVLAVIAQFLYCAAQTGIFAFFINYVMELDSNLTKQTASQMLSLGGMAALMIGRLSGSFIMKWAAPNKLLALYALINTVCMILVMMSLDGLSLAALYCSFFFMSIMFPTIFALGLRGMGTLTKKASSFIVMGVAGGAFSPILMGYIGEANMAIGFVVPLISFIYILFYALKGYKL
- a CDS encoding sodium:solute symporter; its protein translation is MAFLDWTIIALFIMALIGICIWVMKNKTGNTSDFFLSGRSETWLTVGAAIFAANIGSEHLVGLAGAGAQNGMAMAHWEMQGWMILILGWVFVPFYAHSKVFTMPEFLSRRFNQNTSSTLSIITLISYVLTKVSVTAFTGGIFLETIMGIDFWYGAIGLVLLTGIFSVLGGMKGIMLISVIQTPILIIGAFSILFLGLYKLGDGGILDGWNAIWTFMGEKRHLIHSDPVNDPLYSQFPGVGVIVGAAIIGFWYWCTDQHIVQRVLAAKDLKNARRGTIFAGYLKVLPVFMFLIPGMIAAALKAKGVDGFNFDSNDKAFGSMVVNLLPIGAKGLVTVGFIAALVTSLAAHFNSSATLFTIDFYKIKHPNASEKRLVWVGRIATITVVLLGLVWIPIMRGLGNVLYEYLQNVQSLIAPAIAAVFTLGVFTKRVTPKAGEYGLLIGFLIGLSRLTLMVFSSSIPADSIFGQILAINWLHFSIFLFLFTMVLMYVISYFTPSATEEQLKGITFLTQSPEQIAETRSSWSTADVLTSLGVVAICVIFYICFW